The nucleotide window GCTGCAATAAACCACATACCGTATAATAGTTGATCGACATGGAGTCCAAATGGCCCTAAACTCTCGTAAACTGGGCTCCATAAACGGTAAATAACCCCAAACACTAATGCAATCACAATCGTAATTAATATATCTGATAATTTCAGTTTAAACATGATGATACCTCCAACTTCTTTATTTTACTTACTCTTACATAAAATATGGTGTTCTTTTGCGCGCAAAAAAAAATCCCTCTGCTTCATTTGCGAGTGGATTTGATTCGATATAGTATGTACATCGTTATCCACTTCCCTCCGCCGGCACTAACCAGATCAGGTTCCAAGAGTCTTAAAGTCACACTTTAATCTCAGCCATTTATAGGCCCCCCCAGTGGTAAAACTTCATTATTAAATTGATATATCACAATCATTTTATCAAAGTTTAAAAAATAGTCAACCTATTCAGCCTTGATTTCTTTTAATAATAATTTTCAAAAAGTTTAATCGTTCGCACGCAAAACCATCCTATACCTTTAATGGGTTATTTTAACATAAATTCTCACTTATAATGAAAAAAGACCCTCGATCGGGTAGTGACCCCTGAAAGTTAGAGTTTTAGTTATACTGCTATTAGGTTGGTTTGAGTTCGGTATTGTACTGGACTTAAGCCAGCCAATTTTACTTTTATTCGGTCGTTATTATAGTAAT belongs to Bacillus spongiae and includes:
- a CDS encoding IS3 family transposase, whose translation is YYNNDRIKVKLAGLSPVQYRTQTNLIAV